Proteins from a single region of Aquipuribacter sp. SD81:
- a CDS encoding LacI family DNA-binding transcriptional regulator, producing MAKNGRPSQHDVARLAQVSHQTVSRVLNDREGVGPGTRRRVHEVMAALGYRPDESARALVTRRSTVIGVAVARVDLYRQARIVSSVERAARERGYTTRLRAIDDLAPRSVGAALADLLDAAVAGVVIAAPVRRSGAPTAGRVPAVSIDGDPRGAWSVLASDQRAGAALLTRHLLRLGHRTVHHVAGPATWRCSQERLDGWEQALLEAGAPVPAVVRGDWSARSGYARGRHLARDERVTAVFAANDAMALGVVRAVQDCGRGVPTDVSVAGFDDVPQAAFYGPGLTSVRQDLARLGASGVEVVLAMVAGGRGGPDEQPATLPPSLLVRRASTGPPQARRQGTTSSADDLVSRTPPTTTSRRRRRARLTVDPARATRPVDRSSTTPPTATSAHPDALGRRDAEPMTALRWTLPGAATEPVDAASDGRHEGVRQLGEHRQQRPGTPSRRSGWAARSWRPACCKGAAAWTGDT from the coding sequence ATGGCGAAGAACGGTCGTCCCAGCCAGCACGACGTCGCCCGGCTGGCGCAGGTCTCGCACCAGACGGTCTCGCGGGTCCTCAACGACCGCGAGGGCGTCGGACCCGGCACCCGCCGACGGGTGCACGAGGTGATGGCGGCCCTCGGTTACCGGCCGGACGAGTCGGCCCGGGCCCTCGTCACGCGGAGGAGCACGGTCATCGGCGTCGCCGTCGCTCGGGTGGACCTGTACCGCCAGGCACGCATCGTGTCGTCGGTCGAGCGGGCGGCACGTGAGCGCGGCTACACCACCCGGCTGCGCGCGATCGACGACCTTGCGCCCCGCAGCGTCGGTGCGGCGCTGGCGGACCTGCTGGACGCCGCGGTCGCCGGCGTGGTCATCGCCGCACCCGTGCGCCGGTCGGGCGCGCCGACGGCGGGGCGCGTGCCGGCGGTGTCCATCGACGGTGATCCTCGGGGGGCCTGGTCCGTGCTGGCCAGCGACCAGCGGGCGGGCGCTGCGCTCCTCACGCGGCACCTCCTCAGGTTGGGCCACCGGACCGTGCACCACGTGGCCGGTCCCGCGACCTGGCGCTGCTCGCAGGAGCGCCTCGACGGCTGGGAGCAGGCACTGCTGGAGGCAGGGGCGCCGGTCCCTGCTGTCGTGCGAGGTGACTGGTCCGCGCGCAGCGGTTACGCCCGGGGGCGTCACCTGGCGCGCGACGAGAGGGTCACCGCTGTCTTCGCCGCGAACGACGCCATGGCCCTCGGCGTCGTGCGAGCCGTGCAGGACTGTGGCCGCGGCGTCCCGACCGACGTGAGCGTCGCGGGATTCGACGACGTGCCACAGGCCGCCTTCTACGGCCCTGGACTCACCAGCGTCCGGCAGGACCTGGCACGGCTGGGCGCGTCCGGTGTCGAGGTCGTGCTGGCCATGGTCGCCGGTGGTCGGGGCGGCCCGGACGAGCAGCCCGCCACGCTGCCACCGTCGCTGCTCGTCCGGCGGGCCTCCACCGGACCGCCGCAGGCTCGCCGACAGGGCACGACCAGCTCCGCGGACGACCTGGTCTCGCGTACCCCGCCGACGACGACGTCGCGACGCAGGCGCCGAGCGCGGCTCACCGTCGACCCTGCTCGCGCGACGAGGCCCGTAGACAGGAGCAGCACGACCCCGCCGACCGCGACGTCGGCCCATCCGGATGCTTTGGGACGTCGCGATGCGGAGCCGATGACCGCACTCAGGTGGACGCTTCCAGGGGCAGCGACGGAGCCAGTCGACGCAGCGAGCGATGGGAGGCACGAGGGCGTCAGACAGCTCGGTGAACACCGGCAGCAGCGACCCGGTACACCTTCGCGCCGGTCGGGCTGGGCCGCACGGTCTTGGCGACCCGCCTGCTGCAAGGGGGCTGCAGCATGGACAGGTGACACATGA
- a CDS encoding LamG-like jellyroll fold domain-containing protein has protein sequence MELTPHHHPRPGGARLARSALAGVAAGALLAAGLAAAPAQAALPAPTVHYDFDGDLTGGVVADSSGSGLDATLVNPGTASSVDGPDGRALSLPGGAAATSAYVRLPRGVLEGSTDLTVSVRALWDGTGGPWQRLFDLGSNTTRYFFATPSNGDGRLRTAITVGGGGAAEDVVTGGAAMPAQQWRTNTVVLDTDDDTLTLYLDGVAVGSTETDVTGAQLLTATATSSGYIGRAFYPDPLLSGDVDDFQVFHSALDAEQVAELYGAELPTLDAVAATEFSIRTAIGTAPDLPAGVLGEFSDGYDRQVPVEWEPVDATQYAQAGRFTVTGTAGGTTVTATVDVVREGELTVDLGSDTGDFLGGAAGVLYGLYDDGMPSDTLVEGFGLRTVATKGQDGAQHPGSDALEVLESLARTTEGKVYVRTTDYYRGFPYQWPGDTPTERLEGYFDVMEMQLDQIAELLAEKPELTDNVVIEPFNEPEGNMFGTGQWSYNRVSWLNDPTDYFAAWDRSYRLIEEKLPGVEIAGPGTSVLFGQVRGFMEHTLEAGTTPDIITWHELSDPATIRDSVERFRSWEDELYAGTDREGTHLPINVNEYAFNYHTSVPGQMIQWISAVEDSKVEGMIAFWNINGNLADSAVGSDRGNGQWWLYNAYSAMTGHTVEVTPPQPGESYTLQGVATLDEERRMAKAIIGGKEGASYVNMIDVPADVFGDEVRVTVEEIPWTGQLGDSPQPRFVDELTVDVVDGAIGLDFGGARLPGLTESSAYEITVTPVGTGETTQVPPTSFDASFEAEAATWVGGAGYSRNGPEGSPQNVSGFFTSGLYNVGGLRTGVDGRLDFTVEVPEDGTYDLQVFTSTLNTFERVQEQGPTNVFVRVDGAAEQELFLPLGYKWVVWDHADTTVELTAGTHTISLATRSLDGTQQTVGDAIIDRIVLKKPSPTSATAVYEAELAEPFGADARYDLTGEISGAGGAAVGEGDELTFWVYAAEPGEHTLTVDAADDGTGTLLVGGTEASGLSGTTAVPVYLNGGVNKVVVTGDLVVDRLVVEATEGALNATDYEAEDAELAGDAVVVDLSLAGGGQAVDGIGGGPGNSNTLTFTVEAEQAGTHAMTVRFSNPEQVPATHYNPNPMARYAWLSVNGGEDRQEIFVPTFHENQFAEKTILLQLEAGENTIRWRSEEPTNWDGETYASDTWPDLGLDLRADTAPVVDRITVAPFSVPAAEEPELGTDTSLGDVLGADTSGPENPREADGSDFDLLAFAVGRVLAARPDSPVSLLGDPTQPLTAFLPDDDAFVAYLDATTRGRVPNEKAAAGRLRGQLSVDALEALLLDHVVLDATLDSEQVLASDGAELTTAGGATLTVDVAGTTVRLLDADGDVVATVTDVDVNLGQVQVGHVVDRVIALG, from the coding sequence ATGGAGCTGACGCCACACCACCACCCACGTCCGGGTGGTGCACGTCTCGCCAGGAGCGCCCTCGCCGGCGTCGCCGCGGGCGCGCTGCTCGCGGCCGGTCTCGCGGCCGCGCCCGCCCAGGCGGCCCTGCCCGCGCCCACCGTCCACTACGACTTCGACGGCGACCTGACCGGCGGCGTCGTCGCCGACTCCAGCGGGTCCGGTCTCGACGCGACGCTCGTCAACCCGGGCACCGCCTCCAGCGTCGACGGGCCGGACGGCCGCGCCCTGTCGCTTCCCGGTGGCGCAGCCGCCACGAGCGCCTACGTCCGCCTACCCCGAGGCGTCCTCGAGGGCTCGACGGACCTCACGGTCTCCGTCCGCGCCCTGTGGGACGGCACGGGCGGGCCATGGCAGCGCCTGTTCGACCTCGGCTCGAACACCACCCGGTACTTCTTCGCCACGCCGTCCAACGGCGACGGGCGGCTGCGGACCGCGATCACCGTCGGCGGCGGCGGCGCCGCCGAGGACGTCGTCACGGGCGGGGCGGCGATGCCCGCGCAGCAGTGGCGCACCAACACCGTCGTGCTCGACACCGACGACGACACGCTCACCCTCTACCTCGACGGCGTCGCCGTCGGCTCGACCGAGACCGACGTCACCGGCGCGCAGCTGCTCACCGCGACGGCGACGAGCTCCGGCTACATCGGCCGCGCGTTCTACCCGGACCCGCTGCTCTCCGGTGACGTCGACGACTTCCAGGTCTTCCACTCCGCCCTCGACGCCGAGCAGGTCGCCGAGCTCTACGGTGCGGAGCTGCCGACCCTCGACGCCGTCGCGGCCACGGAGTTCAGCATCCGCACGGCCATCGGCACGGCTCCGGACCTCCCCGCCGGCGTCCTCGGTGAGTTCTCCGACGGCTACGACCGCCAGGTCCCTGTCGAGTGGGAGCCCGTCGACGCCACGCAGTACGCGCAGGCGGGCCGCTTCACGGTGACCGGCACCGCGGGCGGCACGACCGTCACGGCGACGGTCGACGTCGTCCGCGAGGGCGAGCTCACCGTCGACCTCGGCAGCGACACCGGGGACTTCCTCGGCGGCGCGGCCGGTGTGCTGTACGGGTTGTACGACGACGGCATGCCGAGCGACACCCTCGTCGAGGGCTTCGGGCTGCGGACGGTCGCGACCAAGGGCCAGGACGGCGCCCAGCACCCCGGCTCGGACGCGCTGGAGGTGCTCGAGTCCCTCGCCCGCACCACCGAGGGCAAGGTCTACGTCCGCACGACGGACTACTACCGCGGCTTCCCCTACCAGTGGCCCGGTGACACACCCACGGAGCGGCTCGAGGGCTACTTCGACGTCATGGAGATGCAGCTCGACCAGATCGCCGAGCTGCTCGCCGAGAAGCCCGAGCTCACCGACAACGTCGTGATCGAGCCGTTCAACGAGCCCGAGGGCAACATGTTCGGCACTGGGCAGTGGAGCTACAACCGGGTCAGCTGGCTCAACGACCCGACGGACTACTTCGCCGCGTGGGACCGCTCCTACCGCCTCATCGAGGAGAAGCTTCCCGGGGTCGAGATCGCCGGGCCGGGCACCAGCGTGCTGTTCGGCCAGGTCCGCGGCTTCATGGAGCACACGCTGGAGGCCGGCACCACCCCGGACATCATCACGTGGCACGAGCTCAGCGACCCCGCCACCATCCGCGACTCGGTCGAGCGCTTCCGCAGCTGGGAGGACGAGCTCTACGCCGGCACCGACCGCGAGGGCACGCACCTGCCGATCAACGTCAACGAGTACGCCTTCAACTATCACACCTCCGTGCCCGGCCAGATGATCCAGTGGATCTCCGCGGTCGAGGACTCGAAGGTCGAGGGCATGATCGCGTTCTGGAACATCAACGGGAACCTCGCGGACTCCGCGGTCGGCTCCGACCGGGGCAACGGCCAGTGGTGGCTGTACAACGCGTACTCCGCCATGACGGGGCACACCGTCGAGGTCACCCCGCCGCAGCCCGGCGAGAGCTACACCCTCCAGGGCGTGGCGACGCTCGACGAGGAGCGGCGGATGGCGAAGGCCATCATCGGCGGCAAGGAGGGCGCCTCCTACGTCAACATGATCGACGTCCCCGCCGACGTCTTCGGTGACGAGGTGCGGGTCACCGTCGAGGAGATCCCGTGGACGGGCCAGCTCGGCGACTCGCCGCAGCCACGGTTCGTCGACGAGCTCACCGTCGACGTCGTTGACGGCGCCATCGGCCTCGACTTCGGCGGCGCGCGCCTCCCGGGCCTCACGGAGTCCTCCGCGTACGAGATCACCGTGACGCCGGTCGGCACCGGCGAGACCACGCAGGTGCCCCCGACGTCGTTCGACGCCTCCTTCGAAGCCGAGGCGGCCACCTGGGTCGGCGGCGCCGGCTACAGCCGCAACGGCCCCGAGGGCAGCCCGCAGAACGTGAGCGGCTTCTTCACCTCGGGCCTGTACAACGTCGGCGGCCTGCGCACGGGCGTCGACGGGCGGCTCGACTTCACCGTCGAGGTGCCGGAGGACGGCACGTACGACCTCCAGGTCTTCACCAGCACCCTCAACACCTTCGAGCGGGTGCAGGAGCAGGGCCCGACCAACGTGTTCGTCCGGGTCGACGGGGCCGCGGAGCAGGAGCTCTTCCTGCCGCTCGGCTACAAGTGGGTGGTGTGGGACCACGCCGACACCACCGTCGAGCTGACCGCCGGCACCCACACCATCTCGCTGGCGACCCGCAGCCTGGACGGCACGCAACAGACCGTCGGTGACGCGATCATCGACCGGATCGTCCTGAAGAAGCCGTCCCCGACCTCCGCCACGGCGGTCTACGAGGCGGAGCTGGCCGAGCCCTTCGGCGCCGACGCGCGCTACGACCTCACCGGTGAGATCTCCGGTGCCGGTGGCGCCGCGGTCGGCGAGGGGGACGAGCTCACCTTCTGGGTGTACGCGGCCGAGCCCGGTGAGCACACGCTCACCGTCGACGCCGCGGACGACGGGACGGGCACCCTGCTCGTCGGCGGCACCGAGGCCAGCGGCCTCAGCGGGACCACCGCCGTGCCCGTCTACCTCAACGGCGGCGTCAACAAGGTCGTCGTCACCGGCGACCTCGTCGTCGACCGGCTCGTCGTCGAGGCGACCGAGGGCGCCCTCAACGCCACGGACTACGAGGCGGAGGACGCCGAGCTCGCGGGCGACGCCGTGGTCGTCGACCTCTCGCTCGCCGGCGGCGGCCAGGCCGTCGACGGGATTGGCGGGGGGCCCGGCAACAGCAACACCCTCACCTTCACCGTCGAGGCGGAGCAGGCGGGCACCCACGCGATGACCGTCCGCTTCTCCAACCCCGAGCAGGTCCCCGCCACGCACTACAACCCGAACCCGATGGCCCGCTACGCGTGGCTGTCGGTCAACGGGGGCGAGGACCGGCAGGAGATCTTCGTGCCGACGTTCCACGAGAACCAGTTCGCGGAGAAGACGATCCTGCTGCAGCTCGAGGCGGGAGAGAACACCATCCGCTGGCGTTCCGAGGAGCCGACCAACTGGGACGGCGAGACGTACGCCAGCGACACCTGGCCCGACCTCGGGCTCGACCTGCGGGCCGACACCGCCCCCGTCGTCGACCGCATCACCGTCGCGCCGTTCTCGGTGCCGGCGGCGGAGGAGCCGGAGCTCGGCACGGACACCTCGCTGGGTGACGTGCTCGGTGCGGACACGTCCGGTCCGGAGAACCCGCGTGAGGCCGACGGGTCGGACTTCGACCTGCTGGCCTTCGCGGTGGGCCGGGTGCTCGCGGCCCGTCCCGACTCCCCGGTCTCGTTGCTGGGTGACCCGACGCAGCCGCTGACGGCGTTCCTGCCGGACGACGACGCGTTCGTGGCCTACCTCGACGCGACGACGAGGGGTCGGGTGCCGAACGAGAAGGCAGCGGCCGGCCGGCTGCGCGGGCAGTTGTCGGTGGACGCGCTGGAGGCGCTGCTGCTGGACCACGTCGTGCTGGACGCGACGCTGGATTCCGAGCAGGTGCTCGCCTCCGACGGCGCGGAGCTGACCACGGCCGGGGGCGCCACGCTCACCGTCGACGTGGCCGGCACCACCGTGCGGCTGCTCGACGCCGACGGTGACGTGGTGGCCACGGTCACCGACGTCGACGTCAACCTCGGGCAGGTCCAGGTCGGCCACGTCGTCGACCGGGTGATCGCGCTCGGCTGA